In Planctomycetaceae bacterium, the DNA window CGAAGCCTGGTCACCCGCGTGGGGCCAGGCTTTTTGTTTTCCGGGGTCTCACTTCCCATTCATTTCAGATTCACTGGGTGCAGCTATGGCTGAAAATGATGTTCCGGTTCAACCAGTCTACAAACGTGTCCTGCTGAAAATCAGCGGGGAAAGCTTCTGTCGCGAAGGCGAATCTGGCATTAGTATGTCAGAAGTCGCGTCAATTACTCAGCAGATCAAGACGGTCGTTGCTTCCGGCGTTCAGCTGGCCATCGTTTGTGGCGGCGGTAATATTCTTCGCGGCAAACAGTTCGCGGAAATCAGTGAGACCATCGTTCCTTCGACAGCCCACTACATGGGAATGCTGGCCACCGTCATCAACGGTCTGGCCTTACAGGATGCCCTTGAGAGCATTGGGGTCGCAACGCGACTGCAAAGTGCAATTCGCATGGAGGGCGTTGCCGAACCATTTATTCGTCGACGTTGCCTTCGACACCTGGAAAAAGGGCGAGTCGTCATCCTGGCCGCTGGCACGGGAAGTCCGTTCGTCACGACGGACACAGCAGCCGCCCTGCGTGCGCGTGAAATCGACGCCGATGTGGTCCTGAAGGCCACCAAAGTCGACGGTGTCTATTCGGAAGATCCGATCAGGAATCCGCACGCCATTCGCTATACCGACATTTCCTTTCGCGATGTCCTCGAGCAGAACCTTCAGGTGATGGATGCACAGGCCATGCATCACTGTATGGAACACAAGATTCCAATCGTCGTCTTTAACTATCGAAAGACCGGTAACATTGCCCGCGTAATTTCCGGAGAGCGCATCGGCACTCGAGTCACAACTGACGGTCGGCCCACAACGTAATCGCCATTGCCGAAGCTGCCTTACGGTGCCCCACTGGCTTCCCTGATGGCTTTGACCAAAATCTCCGGTGAATGCCCATCCCGATAGACGCGATGTCTGCATTGGAATTGCGAGATTTCTATGCAATTCATGCGCAGGTAGCGGTTTTCAAATAAACTCTTCACAATCCTTGCGTACAAGGACGCTGACAATCATCTGCAGAGCATCTGCCAGCGTCTCGTCTTCCAACCCGCCTCCCACCGTAAGGAATCTCACATGCCGAAACGGTTTCACCCCATGTCTACCCGGTTCACATCCGCTGTCGCTTCAGTGGCTGTTGCAGTCCTGTTATCTCCAGTTGATACCATCGCCGCAGAGACGGCACGAGGCGTTGTGTTCGAAGATGCGAACGGCAACGGCGAGCGAGATCAGGGGGAACGCGGGATCGCTGGCGTTTCCGTATCGAATGGCGAGGATGTCGTTCAAACTGCCTCCG includes these proteins:
- the pyrH gene encoding UMP kinase gives rise to the protein MAENDVPVQPVYKRVLLKISGESFCREGESGISMSEVASITQQIKTVVASGVQLAIVCGGGNILRGKQFAEISETIVPSTAHYMGMLATVINGLALQDALESIGVATRLQSAIRMEGVAEPFIRRRCLRHLEKGRVVILAAGTGSPFVTTDTAAALRAREIDADVVLKATKVDGVYSEDPIRNPHAIRYTDISFRDVLEQNLQVMDAQAMHHCMEHKIPIVVFNYRKTGNIARVISGERIGTRVTTDGRPTT